The genomic stretch ggttcaccactctctgggtgaagaagtttctcctcatctcggtcctaaatggcttaccccttatccttagactgtgacccctggttctggacttccccaacattggaaacattcttcctgcatctaacctgtctaaacccgccagaattttaaacgtttctatgaggtcccctcattcttctgaactccagtgaatacaagcccagttggtccagtcattcttgataggtcagtatcaccatcccgggaatcagtctggtgaaccttcgctgcactccttcaatagcaagaatgtccttccttaagttaggagaccaaaactgtacacaatactccaggtgtggtctcacccaggccctgtacaactgtagcaatacctccttgcccttgtactcaaatcccctcgctatgaaggccaacatgccatttgctttcttcaccgcctgctgtacctgcatgcaaaccttcaatgtctgatgcaccatgacacccaggtctcgttgcacctctccttttcctaatctgtcaccattcagataatagtctgtctctctgtttttaccaacaaagtagataacctcacatttatccacattatacttcatctgccatgcatttgccctctcacctaacgtatccaagtcactctgcagcctcatagcatcctcctcgcagctcaaactgccacccaacttagtgtcattcgcaaatttggagatactgcatttaatcccctcgcctaaatcattaatgtacagtgtaaacagctgaggcaccagcacagaacattgcggtaccccactagtcactgcctgccattctgaaaagtacccatttactcctactctttgcttcctgtctgacaaccagttctcaatccatatcagcacactacccccaatcccatgtgctttaactttgctcattattctcttgtgtggaaccttgtcgaaagccttctgaaagtccacatataccacatcaactcgttctcccttgtccactccactgataacatcctcaaaaaattccagaagatttgtcaagcttgatttccctttcacaaatccatgctgacttggacctatcatgtcacctctttccaaatgcgctgcaatgacatccctaataattgattccatcattttacccactactgaggtcaggctgaccggtctataattccgttttctctctccctccttttttaaaaagtggggttactttggctaccctccactcgataggaactgaaccagagtcaatggaatgttggaaaatgcctgtcaatgcatctgctatttccaaggccaccgccttaattactctggcatgcagtccatcaggccctggggatttatcggccttcaatcccatcaatttacccaacaaaatttcccgactaataaagatttccttcagttcctcctccttactagaccctctgaccccatttaaattcggaaggttgtttgtgttctcgttagtgaataccaaaccaaagtacttgttcaattggtctgccatttctttgttccccgttatgacttctcctgattctgactgcaggggacctacgtttgcatttactaacctttttctctttacatatctatagaaacttttcaatccgtcttaatgttccctgcaagcttcttctcgtactccattttcgctgcccaaatcaaatcctttgtcctccactgctgagttctaaatttctcccagtccccgggtttgctgctatttctggccaatttgtatgccacttccttggctttaatactatccctgatttcccttgttagccacggttgagtcaccttcctttttttatttttacgccagataggaatgtacaattgttgtatttcatccatgcggtctctaaatgtctgccattgcccatccacagtcaaccccttaagtatcattcgcctatctatcctagccaattcatgcctcatcccttcaaagttacccttctttaagatcTGAACCacggtctctgaactaactgtttcattctccatcctaatgcagaattccaccatattatggtcactcttccccaatgggcctcgcacaacgagattgctaattaatcctctctcattacacaacacccagtctaaatggcctcccccttagttggttcctcgacatattggtctagaaaaccatcccttatgctctccaggaaatcctcctccaccgtattgcttccagtttggctagcccaatctatgtgcatattaaagtcacccattataactgctgcacctttattgcatgcacccctaatttcctgtttgatgccctccccaacatcactactactgtttggacgtctgtccacaactcccactaacgttttttgccctttggtgttctgcagctctacccatatagattccacatcatccaagctaatgtccttcataacTTTTGCAttactctcctctttaaccagcaatgctaccccacctccttttccttttattctatccttcctgaatgttgaatacccctggatgttgagttctcaaccctgatcatcctggagccacatctccataatcccgatcacatcatatgtattaacatctatttgcacagttaattcatccaccttattacggatactccttgcattaagacacaaagcctttaggcttgtttttttaacaccctttgtccttttagaattttgctgtacagtggccctttttgttctttgccttgggtttctctgccctccacttttcctcatctcctttctgtcttttgcttttgtctcctttttgtttccctctatctccctgcattggttcccatccccctgccatattagtttaactcctccccaacagcactagcaaacactccccctagtacattggttccggacctgcccaggtgcagaccgtccggtttgtactggtcccacctcccccagaaccggttccaatgccccaggaatttgaatccctccctgctgcaccattgctcaagccatgtattcatctgcgctatcctgaaattcctactctgagtagcacctggcacaggtagcaatcccgagattactactattgaggtcctactttttaattaagctcctagctccttaaattcgttttataggacctcatcccttttttttcacctgtgtcgttggtaccaatgttcactacgacaactggctgttctccctccctttttagaatgtcctgcacccgctccgggacatccttgacccttgcaccagggaggcaacataccatcctggagtctcagttgcagctgcagaaacgcctatctatttcccctcacaattgaatccgctatcactatcgctctcctactctttttcctgccctcctgtgcaacagagccagccacagtaccatgaacttgcctgctgctgtcctccactgatgagtcatccccctcaaccgtactcaaagcaatgtatctgttttgcagggggatgaccccaggggatccctgcactaccttccttgcactactcttcctgctggtcttccattccctatctggctgtggacccttctcctgcggtaagaccaactcgctacacatgctactcacatcgttctcagcatcgtggatgctccagagtgaatccaccctcagctccaattctgcaacgcggtccgtcaggagctggaggtgggtaCACTTCACGCAAACGTAAAGTGATGGGTGAAGGAGATGagatgtctgaaatgcgattctgggtcaaccacagaccagggcgtggtcagaagggcaggtcatgatgtcacaatactcaggcacagtgtcatgcgagTTTTCCCGCATTATTACATCACACATACTGCAATACTGAGCAACAAAGCTCGTTACCGCCCTCCATGAACACTGCctattatgggctatgtttagctcggagattttacagagagtgaggaggagctgagtttaatgtgtgtcgtgtgtgtgcggggaacacttcatcctgcagatcacagcactgttcaggcaaacttacaaaggaacgttatagtcactagtgaatgtcactgggatatactccgtctgcaggagaccctttaataccaacggtagattatctgaaacaaggatacgtcgctatcaccaggcactggggctgctcaggttaaaccccactgggagaaaaacacaaggagcctgcaaaaggatgaaagcactgacctttgagcctttgaaaccttccctccctggctgttgtttggtcccaggccatttcgCCCCAGCTtgccctgggagtgctggggactgagcggcccgCCCGTGGACTGAAAAGTAACAGGGCCACCTTCCCCGCGCCGCTCCCTTTCggtaaacacatccgacacgagcctggcggtcgggagcgttataaacccgtcccaggccgcagcagacgtcttagcggggataaaacctgcagtagtccagcgggactgatctccgtggacttccccacctctaccATTTTTGTTAGTTGCTGAATCCGCGCcgtgaaagatgaaaacaggcctcactctgtgtgtatcacagagatgagcggattgggAAGAACACCCGCCCAACACATTGTGTGGTTCTTATTATTTAACacatttaacaattacagtaaagggataattcaccacattcttcaactcctctctgaatttcgtctgggtcacggcataaatacatgtgttggtgcagcaactcaggagctgaagcataaatcccatttcctgtacataACTAGGTAGATATACAGGAATAAACTTTAACGAATACAATCGCTTCCCCACAGAATacaacagaaacactgcccataacaGAATAAAtttgccggatataacaaacagtaaaatgatggatttccttcgattctccatctctgggtcactgggactctccccactgctgtgggctctgaatctcctgcgggctctgctcgatACTAAAACCTGTCTGATAGTTAAAgcattgagcagaaggatcagaacaaatggaataaacggtgttataatataatgaaggaattcaattactgcccatgatagtGACTCATAGACTTCCAATCTATCAAAACAAAACCAGGGATAATTGCcaatctgatacatacctccatacataaagtaccagaaagtgttctttacacagaacagcgcactcaatGTTCCCACAGCCACAatcgccgttttctcggtgcaatatttggttttgagaTTCTGaaaacaaatggctatacatcgaacaaaggtaaaagcaactgtgaaccagacggaacagtctgtggctgcataaagcaggatggcatggatattacacactttaatcttccacatgaactcaaacGCGGTCCAATAATGAATAGGAATCTGCCtgaatatcaggtcgaggataacgaccagtagatccgccgctgccattgccaccaggtaacggctgacacacttggagagaccgcaccttcctcgagacaggatcattattgtcactaagttcactgcaagaaagagaaacacagggaatttatatttcagattgagagcaacaacagctgcctcaaagaattatgtgtgaaatgtgtcaggattaaatgaaccagccaatgggacttgtggtgtttgggtcaggactgattacaccagcggatgggacgtgtggtgtttgggtcagttaCAGAATAAAAcaatatatgggacgtgtgggtgtctgtgtaccagtggatgggatgtttgggtgttgtgacagggagtgagtgaagcggaGGATGTGATGTGTGGGTGCTGGGTCATGACTGAAAGAATTAATGTATTGGACTTTTGCCGGTGGGTAAAGCTCCGAATGAGACGTTGATAGAACGCCATATCCAAGTTAGAGGgagcaataattcagcacaagaagccgcgagtttgtgaacagactgtgtccattgaggggaatagaTTCATTGTCCAGGGATTGGAATGTAGTGTGGGGACAGCGAAGGGAATATAATCtctgtccagggaggagaatggagttgtgggccatgggaggaatggagtctgtgccAAGAAAATGAATTAAGTCTGTACAGGGTGagtaatggagtctgtttccaaggtggggaatgaaatctgttgccagagaggggaatggagtctttggcgaggTTACAGCGGTTGTGTCGAAGGCTGAAGAAGATGACTTGAAATGCATTATGTGTCaaaatcagaacctttccaaccattgtattgaaagtacactttgtaaatggcttaagctgactttccaagaatattgcaaataatctataaagaagggactgtcgctgtacaatagactgatgatgacccatgttgtatgatgtcacagaagattttcgaacgtgtctgtttacagctAGAACCATGTCAACCAGCTGCCTTTCACCTGAtgtgagaaagttacagacttccagttgacagagagaatttgagactggaaatatcaaaatatttcacaatatagtgctacattttgaatagttgctaccgtgcggcccaCACCGAGCTCTCCTGAACCGTGtctgaacaagggaaataaatcaattcaagcACAACTGAATGAACATTTTACTGGAAGACGTATTGCCGTTTTAACCCGGTCCTGAtcatctggaattagtgactgtgaggcagagcgggaggcggtggaaattacgacaactgtctatagctgaatcattagtgaataatgtctcatatctcagtgtatttgtgaaggatctctcaacgctgatttccacagaTCAGTGTCATTAACAATAACCAGCGGTACTTAAAACACTTATTGccgctgaacacatatttattatccaacactgggcatcagtaCAGAAAGCTcactgcaagctgttcaataatataATTGTTCACCAACATATCTTATGTCAATAAaatcaaatttctgtcaaatcctgtaaaccaCTATCACAGGAAACAAGTTGTGGAAACAACACATTATTTATTGAACTGGGATCAGCGAGTCAGCAAATGATCGAACATTATGTGACAGAAATTtctgtgcattgccagacacagaacaagagttttaaattgtgaaaacaacatactgttcattgaactgagagcagcaaattaacaaatgatcaaacattacatgacataaGCTTCTTTTCATTGCCAGACTCAGAACAAGAGGTTgaaattgaatacaattaataacaagaactaaaggacaaggacagcaaatacagagaaacatgggttacataattaattgAAGATGAaggacttaccaggaacaccaacagcagcgaggagcgggtaataaatacgttccacTTTGAAAAATGCCCACAGGATCCAAAgctcagttggaatctcccagaacatgatttgactttctgtgagctgcaatgagcgctgttcgttttcgaaaacaacttcagtcaaacattgctgtacagactgaaaagaaatccctatttatagcctgagggaactctccagtgagacaattaaactgcacactgaaggatattaatcacagtcactgaataaacaagttgtccgaacgttttctttgcatcactttcaattgcaaaatatcttaaaagcaacgtggctttcagatcaaataaccttatccaaaaccaagcactattggtaaaagcagaaatagttaattccaccaaatcacagcatgcatgtgaagggagcatcttcatttagggagtttctattattactgagatgtaaaataactctgtaatttcagattttcaatttaCTTCTCGGGATGACAgaagtgaaataaaacaaatggaaagATAGATGCAGGCTAAGTAAAGGTCAGCAACATACATGGGCACTAACAGTACAGTGCTaattaaggatacatgggcactgataaaacaatggtcagtaaagatataTGACTACTGATCACACAATGATCagttaggatacatggggactgataatacactggtcagtaagggtacatgtggACTGATAATACAAAGGTCAGTAagcgtacatggggactgataatacagtggtcagtaagggtacatgaggactgataatacagtggtcagtaagggtacatgaggactgataatacaatggtcagtaagggtacatgggaacagataatacagtggtcagtgaaggtacatgaggactgataatacaattgtcagtaagggtgcatggtgactgttaatataatggtgagtaagtgtacatgggactgataatacagtggtcactaagtgTACATGCGGATGGATAAAATAGTGGTcaataaggatacatggggacagataatacaatggtcagtaagggtacattgggaaggataataaaatggtcagtcagggtacatggtgactgttaatataatggtgAGTAAGGTTACATGCGGATAGATTATAcagaggtcagtaaggatacatggggccacataatacagtggtcagtaaggagaCATCGGGCatataatatattggtcagtaagggttcatggggacagataatacagtggtcagtaagggcatatggggacagataacatattggacagtaagggtacatgggggcagataatacaatggtcagtaaggatacatgtgtGCTGTTATTATAATGGTCAGTAAGGGTTGATGGCGACCGATGCCATACAGATAGTCACACGCCATCCTATGGTTTATTTTCCTCAGAACAGGAAtgtagagactggaggtgaggaaaggagatgaaaggagcagagaggtgaggaggggagaagagagaagacaggaggcgggaggggagtagacgagaggagatgagtgtggaggagaggagaggaggggaataggagagcagaggtgaggggaggagatgagtggagtggagaagacagaagagcagagtagaggataggaggtgagaggagaggtgggtagaggaaagagagaagatgagcaggaaggggaggagggtttagtggaggagaggatagaggagaggagagcagagcagagatgagtagaggaatggagaggagagttgataagtggaaaggagaggacaagagaggagaaaagagggcagaggagaagataggagaggggaagagaggagaggaggggaatggagatgagagtgtaggggagatggtaggagtggagagtggaatagaggtggggagaaggtaggggagagaagagaggaggagaTGAGCGGAACGCAGAAAGGAGgaatggagagaagtggagaggggagagaggatgcgAGGGAAGGAAAGTAGAGGAGAGGGTAAGGGCAGCAGAGAGCAGAGGAGAGACCATCAGAGgagaagagagtggggagagcaggggcgagaagggatgagaagggaggggaagtggggaggagaatggaGCGGAGAAGAGCTGTGGAGGGTCGAGCaacggagaggagaggagagaaaagaagaaaGCAGAGTGGAGAGAGGAGAGTAGTAGATTAGAGGAGTGGAGAGGACAAGAGATGGGACAAGAGAGGAGAGtagaagagagggcaggagaggatagaagagtgggtagtggagaggtgagtagaggtgaatggaaaagaggggtggtgaagttaggggagaggagaggagagagaagacagtgaatgagaggaggaggtgaaaagagggtagaggaaaggagagcagatgggaggagagggtaggacggcgaggagaggagtggagaagaggggagtggagagggtacaggagagcagagggaacaagaggagcgggaaggagaagagaggggagaatatcagaggacacaagttgaggtggggagttaaaatgaaaggggagaagaggtgaggaggagaggagaatttaggggagcggagtagagatgattggagtggagaggagagtggagataaaagcgacttgaaaacaggggagaggagaggataggAGAGGAGATGAGTGGAGAtgagagaggagatgagaggagaatggaggagaggaaaggggaggagaagagtgtcggggagaggggagaatggaatggaggcgtggagaaggtaggcgagaggggagaaaatgaggacACAAGAGAGGtgaggagaacagctgaaaggggaggagagttgcggagaggggagaggagacaggagcgaACGGTAAGACAGGTGAGGacagaagtggagaggagagaggagcagatgggagaagggatgagctgagtggagaggatagaggaggagagaagatgaaaggaaaaggaggtgagcagaggagtgtggaggagaggggaggagagttgTGGAGAGGAGGAAAAGAGAGACGAGCGGAGACaggagggtagagatgagcagggaggggacgagagtgtagtggaggagaggtgagaagaaagcagagcaggggagagtaGTGGAACGGAGAGTGGatgtgatgagaggagaggagaggaaagtggagtgaaaaggagaggactgggcaggggagaggagatggtaggagaggagaatagagtggaggaggggagcggagaggagacgagcataggagagacgtgaggagagaggagtggagaggagaggggagggatgaggaggggaggtgttggggtaaaaaggaggcttctctcctttaaggtggactaactgatgtagTTAATCGATACATGCCCGTTCGTTGAGCTAaagggaggcttctctccctcgggatgGACTAACTGACATAGTAaaacgacacctcgcccagcttcccactgtataacgaccaaggaagtaaacaaacgaaacctcaggtttattggttttattacgagcaatgcacgggaaggttcaatcTTGGAACCTCTGAAATAGAAGGTTTTTCAAGCAAaatttatacaggtgttggagaggagcttTCCTCCtataaaatcatcgataggtctattgctattt from Pristiophorus japonicus isolate sPriJap1 chromosome 23, sPriJap1.hap1, whole genome shotgun sequence encodes the following:
- the LOC139235543 gene encoding cysteinyl leukotriene receptor 1-like encodes the protein MAAADLLVVILDLIFRQIPIHYWTAFEFMWKIKVCNIHAILLYAATDCSVWFTVAFTFVRCIAICFQNLKTKYCTEKTAIVAVGTLSALFCVKNTFWYFMYGGMYQIGNYPWFCFDRLEVYESLSWAVIEFLHYIITPFIPFVLILLLNALTIRQVLVSSRARRRFRAHSSGESPSDPEMENRRKSIILLFVISGKFILLWAVFLLYSVGKRLYSLKFIPVYLPSYVQEMGFMLQLLSCCTNTCIYAVTQTKFREELKNVVNYPFTVIVKCVK